A genomic region of Raphanus sativus cultivar WK10039 chromosome 6, ASM80110v3, whole genome shotgun sequence contains the following coding sequences:
- the LOC108813144 gene encoding protein NSP-INTERACTING KINASE 3 isoform X2 codes for MEGVRLVFWRLWLLVLVWFLDVTTATLSPTGVNYEVTALVAIKSELNDPYNVLENWDVNSVDPCSWRMVTCTDGYVSALGLPSQSLSGTLSPRIGNLTYLQSVLLQNNAISGPIPDTIGKLEKLQTLDLSNNSFTGEIPASLGQLNNLNYLRLNNNSLSGTCPQSLSKIQGLTLVDISYNNLSGSLPKVSARTFKVIGNSLICGPKAVANNCSAVLPEPLTLPQDVPSGTHTNSHHVAVAFAASFSAAFFVIFTSGMFLWWRYRRNKQIFFDVNEQYDLEVSLGHLKRYTFKELRSATNHFHSKNILGQGGYGIVYKGHLSDGSLVAVKRLKDCNIAGGEVQFQTEVETISLALHRNLLRLRGFCSSNNERILVYPYMPNGSVASRLKDHIRGEPALDWSRRKKIAVGTARGLVYLHEQCDPKIIHRDVKAANILLDEDFEAVVGDFGLAKLLDHRESHVTTAVRGTVGHIAPEYLSTGQSSEKTDVFGFGILLLELITGQKALDFGRSSHQKGVMLDWVKKLHQEGKLKQLIDKDLSDKFDRVELEEIVQVALLCTQFNPSNRPKMSEVMKMLEGDGLAERWEASQSGGAKSLPPPLPSGMVSSSPRVRYYSDYIQESSLVVEAIELSGPR; via the exons ATGGAAGGTGTAAGATTGGTGTTTTGGAGATTATGGTTACTGGTTTTGGTATGGTTCCTTGATGTTACTACTGCTACACTTTCTCCTACTGGTGTTAACTATGAAG TGACGGCTTTGGTGGCTATAAAGAGTGAATTGAATGATCCGTACAATGTACTTGAGAATTGGGATGTGAATTCAGTTGATCCTTGTAGCTGGAGAATGGTCACTTGCACTGATGGCTATGTCTCTGCACT GGGACTTCCTAGCCAAAGCTTGTCGGGTACATTGTCTCCTAGAATCGGAAACCTCACCTATCTACAATCTGT ATTGTTGCAAAACAATGCAATCTCTGGTCCAATTCCTGATACGATAGGGAAGTTGGAGAAGCTTCAGACACTTGATCTTTCCAACAATTCATTCACCGGGGAGATACCTGCCTCACTTGGACAACTCAACAACTTGAATTACTT GCGGTTGAACAATAACAGTCTTTCAGGAACTTGCCCCCAGTCTCTGTCCAAGATCCAGGGACTTACTCTAGT CGATATTTCGTATAACAATCTTAGCGGTTCGCTGCCAAAAGTGTCTGCCAGAACTTTCAA GGTAATCGGAAACTCATTAATCTGTGGCCCAAAAGCTGTTGCAAATAACTGTTCTGCTGTTCTCCCTGAGCCTCTCACCCTTCCACAAGATGTTCCATCag GAACTCATACCAATAGCCATCACGTAGCAGTTGCATTCGCGGCGAGCTTCAGCGCTGCATTTTTTGTTATCTTCACCAGTGGAATGTTTCTCTGGTGGAGATATCGACGCAACAAGCAAATCTTTTTCGACGTTAATG AACAATATGATCTAGAGGTGAGCTTAGGACACTTGAAGAGGTATACATTCAAGGAGCTCAGATCCGCAACCAATCATTTCCACTCGAAGAACATTCTCGGGCAAGGCGGATACGGGATTGTGTATAAAGGTCACTTGAGCGACGGATCTTTGGTGGCTGTAAAGCGTCTCAAAGACTGTAACATCGCAGGCGGGGAAGTACAGTTTCAGACAGAAGTAGAGACTATAAGTCTCGCTCTTCATCGCAATCTCCTCAGGCTTCGAGGTTTCTGTAGTAGCAACAATGAGAGAATCTTGGTCTACCCTTACATGCCTAACGGAAGCGTCGCTTCACggttaaaag ATCATATCCGAGGAGAGCCAGCGTTAGACTGGTcgaggaggaagaagatagCGGTTGGTACTGCGAGGGGACTAGTGTATCTCCATGAGCAGTGTGACCCGAAGATTATACACCGTGATGTGAAAGCAGCTAACATTCTATTGGATGAGGACTTTGAGGCGGTTGTTGGTGATTTCGGGTTAGCAAAGCTTCTAGACCATAGAGAGTCACATGTCACGACCGCGGTACGTGGAACCGTAGGCCACATTGCACCTGAGTACTTGTCCACTGGTCAGTCCTCGGAGAAGACTGATGTCTTTGGATTTGGTATACTGCTTCTTGAGCTCATTACGGGTCAGAAAGCTCTTGACTTTGGTCGATCCTCGCACCAGAAAGGTGTCATGCTCGATTGG GTGAAGAAGCTGCATCAAGAAGGGAAACTAAAGCAATTAATAGACAAAGATCTTAGCGACAAGTTCGATAGAGTGGAGCTTGAAGAGATAGTTCAAGTTGCTCTTCTTTGCACTCAGTTCAATCCATCTAACCGACCTAAAATGTCCGAAGTTATGAAAATGCTTGAAGGTGATGGTTTGGCTGAGAGATGGGAAGCTTCGCAGAGCGGTGGGGCGAAGTCGCTGCCTCCTCCGTTGCCGTCGGGGATGGTGAGTTCATCGCCGCGTGTAAGATATTACTCCGATTATATCCAGGAATCGTCACTTGTCGTGGAAGCCATTGAGCTCTCTGGTCCTCGATGA
- the LOC108813144 gene encoding protein NSP-INTERACTING KINASE 3 isoform X3: MEGVRLVFWRLWLLVLVWFLDVTTATLSPTGVNYEVTALVAIKSELNDPYNVLENWDVNSVDPCSWRMVTCTDGYVSALGLPSQSLSGTLSPRIGNLTYLQSVLLQNNAISGPIPDTIGKLEKLQTLDLSNNSFTGEIPASLGQLNNLNYLRLNNNSLSGTCPQSLSKIQGLTLVDISYNNLSGSLPKVSARTFKVIGNSLICGPKAVANNCSAVLPEPLTLPQDVPSDESGTHTNSHHVAVAFAASFSAAFFVIFTSGMFLWWRYRRNKQIFFDVNEVSLGHLKRYTFKELRSATNHFHSKNILGQGGYGIVYKGHLSDGSLVAVKRLKDCNIAGGEVQFQTEVETISLALHRNLLRLRGFCSSNNERILVYPYMPNGSVASRLKDHIRGEPALDWSRRKKIAVGTARGLVYLHEQCDPKIIHRDVKAANILLDEDFEAVVGDFGLAKLLDHRESHVTTAVRGTVGHIAPEYLSTGQSSEKTDVFGFGILLLELITGQKALDFGRSSHQKGVMLDWVKKLHQEGKLKQLIDKDLSDKFDRVELEEIVQVALLCTQFNPSNRPKMSEVMKMLEGDGLAERWEASQSGGAKSLPPPLPSGMVSSSPRVRYYSDYIQESSLVVEAIELSGPR; this comes from the exons ATGGAAGGTGTAAGATTGGTGTTTTGGAGATTATGGTTACTGGTTTTGGTATGGTTCCTTGATGTTACTACTGCTACACTTTCTCCTACTGGTGTTAACTATGAAG TGACGGCTTTGGTGGCTATAAAGAGTGAATTGAATGATCCGTACAATGTACTTGAGAATTGGGATGTGAATTCAGTTGATCCTTGTAGCTGGAGAATGGTCACTTGCACTGATGGCTATGTCTCTGCACT GGGACTTCCTAGCCAAAGCTTGTCGGGTACATTGTCTCCTAGAATCGGAAACCTCACCTATCTACAATCTGT ATTGTTGCAAAACAATGCAATCTCTGGTCCAATTCCTGATACGATAGGGAAGTTGGAGAAGCTTCAGACACTTGATCTTTCCAACAATTCATTCACCGGGGAGATACCTGCCTCACTTGGACAACTCAACAACTTGAATTACTT GCGGTTGAACAATAACAGTCTTTCAGGAACTTGCCCCCAGTCTCTGTCCAAGATCCAGGGACTTACTCTAGT CGATATTTCGTATAACAATCTTAGCGGTTCGCTGCCAAAAGTGTCTGCCAGAACTTTCAA GGTAATCGGAAACTCATTAATCTGTGGCCCAAAAGCTGTTGCAAATAACTGTTCTGCTGTTCTCCCTGAGCCTCTCACCCTTCCACAAGATGTTCCATCag atgAATCAGGAACTCATACCAATAGCCATCACGTAGCAGTTGCATTCGCGGCGAGCTTCAGCGCTGCATTTTTTGTTATCTTCACCAGTGGAATGTTTCTCTGGTGGAGATATCGACGCAACAAGCAAATCTTTTTCGACGTTAATG AGGTGAGCTTAGGACACTTGAAGAGGTATACATTCAAGGAGCTCAGATCCGCAACCAATCATTTCCACTCGAAGAACATTCTCGGGCAAGGCGGATACGGGATTGTGTATAAAGGTCACTTGAGCGACGGATCTTTGGTGGCTGTAAAGCGTCTCAAAGACTGTAACATCGCAGGCGGGGAAGTACAGTTTCAGACAGAAGTAGAGACTATAAGTCTCGCTCTTCATCGCAATCTCCTCAGGCTTCGAGGTTTCTGTAGTAGCAACAATGAGAGAATCTTGGTCTACCCTTACATGCCTAACGGAAGCGTCGCTTCACggttaaaag ATCATATCCGAGGAGAGCCAGCGTTAGACTGGTcgaggaggaagaagatagCGGTTGGTACTGCGAGGGGACTAGTGTATCTCCATGAGCAGTGTGACCCGAAGATTATACACCGTGATGTGAAAGCAGCTAACATTCTATTGGATGAGGACTTTGAGGCGGTTGTTGGTGATTTCGGGTTAGCAAAGCTTCTAGACCATAGAGAGTCACATGTCACGACCGCGGTACGTGGAACCGTAGGCCACATTGCACCTGAGTACTTGTCCACTGGTCAGTCCTCGGAGAAGACTGATGTCTTTGGATTTGGTATACTGCTTCTTGAGCTCATTACGGGTCAGAAAGCTCTTGACTTTGGTCGATCCTCGCACCAGAAAGGTGTCATGCTCGATTGG GTGAAGAAGCTGCATCAAGAAGGGAAACTAAAGCAATTAATAGACAAAGATCTTAGCGACAAGTTCGATAGAGTGGAGCTTGAAGAGATAGTTCAAGTTGCTCTTCTTTGCACTCAGTTCAATCCATCTAACCGACCTAAAATGTCCGAAGTTATGAAAATGCTTGAAGGTGATGGTTTGGCTGAGAGATGGGAAGCTTCGCAGAGCGGTGGGGCGAAGTCGCTGCCTCCTCCGTTGCCGTCGGGGATGGTGAGTTCATCGCCGCGTGTAAGATATTACTCCGATTATATCCAGGAATCGTCACTTGTCGTGGAAGCCATTGAGCTCTCTGGTCCTCGATGA
- the LOC108813144 gene encoding protein NSP-INTERACTING KINASE 3 isoform X1, with protein MEGVRLVFWRLWLLVLVWFLDVTTATLSPTGVNYEVTALVAIKSELNDPYNVLENWDVNSVDPCSWRMVTCTDGYVSALGLPSQSLSGTLSPRIGNLTYLQSVLLQNNAISGPIPDTIGKLEKLQTLDLSNNSFTGEIPASLGQLNNLNYLRLNNNSLSGTCPQSLSKIQGLTLVDISYNNLSGSLPKVSARTFKVIGNSLICGPKAVANNCSAVLPEPLTLPQDVPSDESGTHTNSHHVAVAFAASFSAAFFVIFTSGMFLWWRYRRNKQIFFDVNEQYDLEVSLGHLKRYTFKELRSATNHFHSKNILGQGGYGIVYKGHLSDGSLVAVKRLKDCNIAGGEVQFQTEVETISLALHRNLLRLRGFCSSNNERILVYPYMPNGSVASRLKDHIRGEPALDWSRRKKIAVGTARGLVYLHEQCDPKIIHRDVKAANILLDEDFEAVVGDFGLAKLLDHRESHVTTAVRGTVGHIAPEYLSTGQSSEKTDVFGFGILLLELITGQKALDFGRSSHQKGVMLDWVKKLHQEGKLKQLIDKDLSDKFDRVELEEIVQVALLCTQFNPSNRPKMSEVMKMLEGDGLAERWEASQSGGAKSLPPPLPSGMVSSSPRVRYYSDYIQESSLVVEAIELSGPR; from the exons ATGGAAGGTGTAAGATTGGTGTTTTGGAGATTATGGTTACTGGTTTTGGTATGGTTCCTTGATGTTACTACTGCTACACTTTCTCCTACTGGTGTTAACTATGAAG TGACGGCTTTGGTGGCTATAAAGAGTGAATTGAATGATCCGTACAATGTACTTGAGAATTGGGATGTGAATTCAGTTGATCCTTGTAGCTGGAGAATGGTCACTTGCACTGATGGCTATGTCTCTGCACT GGGACTTCCTAGCCAAAGCTTGTCGGGTACATTGTCTCCTAGAATCGGAAACCTCACCTATCTACAATCTGT ATTGTTGCAAAACAATGCAATCTCTGGTCCAATTCCTGATACGATAGGGAAGTTGGAGAAGCTTCAGACACTTGATCTTTCCAACAATTCATTCACCGGGGAGATACCTGCCTCACTTGGACAACTCAACAACTTGAATTACTT GCGGTTGAACAATAACAGTCTTTCAGGAACTTGCCCCCAGTCTCTGTCCAAGATCCAGGGACTTACTCTAGT CGATATTTCGTATAACAATCTTAGCGGTTCGCTGCCAAAAGTGTCTGCCAGAACTTTCAA GGTAATCGGAAACTCATTAATCTGTGGCCCAAAAGCTGTTGCAAATAACTGTTCTGCTGTTCTCCCTGAGCCTCTCACCCTTCCACAAGATGTTCCATCag atgAATCAGGAACTCATACCAATAGCCATCACGTAGCAGTTGCATTCGCGGCGAGCTTCAGCGCTGCATTTTTTGTTATCTTCACCAGTGGAATGTTTCTCTGGTGGAGATATCGACGCAACAAGCAAATCTTTTTCGACGTTAATG AACAATATGATCTAGAGGTGAGCTTAGGACACTTGAAGAGGTATACATTCAAGGAGCTCAGATCCGCAACCAATCATTTCCACTCGAAGAACATTCTCGGGCAAGGCGGATACGGGATTGTGTATAAAGGTCACTTGAGCGACGGATCTTTGGTGGCTGTAAAGCGTCTCAAAGACTGTAACATCGCAGGCGGGGAAGTACAGTTTCAGACAGAAGTAGAGACTATAAGTCTCGCTCTTCATCGCAATCTCCTCAGGCTTCGAGGTTTCTGTAGTAGCAACAATGAGAGAATCTTGGTCTACCCTTACATGCCTAACGGAAGCGTCGCTTCACggttaaaag ATCATATCCGAGGAGAGCCAGCGTTAGACTGGTcgaggaggaagaagatagCGGTTGGTACTGCGAGGGGACTAGTGTATCTCCATGAGCAGTGTGACCCGAAGATTATACACCGTGATGTGAAAGCAGCTAACATTCTATTGGATGAGGACTTTGAGGCGGTTGTTGGTGATTTCGGGTTAGCAAAGCTTCTAGACCATAGAGAGTCACATGTCACGACCGCGGTACGTGGAACCGTAGGCCACATTGCACCTGAGTACTTGTCCACTGGTCAGTCCTCGGAGAAGACTGATGTCTTTGGATTTGGTATACTGCTTCTTGAGCTCATTACGGGTCAGAAAGCTCTTGACTTTGGTCGATCCTCGCACCAGAAAGGTGTCATGCTCGATTGG GTGAAGAAGCTGCATCAAGAAGGGAAACTAAAGCAATTAATAGACAAAGATCTTAGCGACAAGTTCGATAGAGTGGAGCTTGAAGAGATAGTTCAAGTTGCTCTTCTTTGCACTCAGTTCAATCCATCTAACCGACCTAAAATGTCCGAAGTTATGAAAATGCTTGAAGGTGATGGTTTGGCTGAGAGATGGGAAGCTTCGCAGAGCGGTGGGGCGAAGTCGCTGCCTCCTCCGTTGCCGTCGGGGATGGTGAGTTCATCGCCGCGTGTAAGATATTACTCCGATTATATCCAGGAATCGTCACTTGTCGTGGAAGCCATTGAGCTCTCTGGTCCTCGATGA
- the LOC108810481 gene encoding LOW QUALITY PROTEIN: pentatricopeptide repeat-containing protein At1g60770 (The sequence of the model RefSeq protein was modified relative to this genomic sequence to represent the inferred CDS: substituted 1 base at 1 genomic stop codon), with the protein MALRHLSRPRDIVKRSTKKYLDEPLYHRLFKDGGSEVSVRQQLNQFLKGTKHVFKWEVGDTIKKLRSRALYYPALKLSEVMEHRGMNKTVSDQAIHLDLVAKARGIAAGESYFVDLPETSKTELTYASLLNCYCKELMTEKAEGLLNKMRELNITVSSMSYNSLMTLYTKTGQAERVPGMVQEMKAENVMPDSYTYNVWMRALAAGTDDVSGVERVIEEMNRDGRVAPDWTTYSNMASIYVDAGLTEKAEKALEXLEMKNTERDFKAYQFLITLYGRLGKLSQVYRVWRSLRLAMPKTSNVAYLNMIQVVVNLKDVPGAETLFKEWQANCTTYDIRVVNVMIGAYAKEGLIEKAKELKEKAPRRGGKPNAKTWEIFMDYYVKSGDTAQALECISKAVSIGRGDGGKWLPSQEAINTLMSQFEGKKDVNGAESLLEILKKGTGDIGAEIFESLVRTYAAAGKSHPAMRQRLKMEKVEVNKATQKLLDELCHEE; encoded by the exons atggcgtTGCGACATCTGAGCCGACCGAGAGACATCGTAAAGAGATCGACGAAGAAGTACCTCGACGAACCTCTGTACCACCGCCTCTTCAAGGACGGGGGATCAGAGGTGAGCGTGCGTCAGCAGCTGAATCAGTTCCTAAAGGGCACTAAGCACGTCTTCAAATGGGAAGTCGGAGATACCATCAAGAAGCTCCGAAGTCGCGCCCTTTATTACCCTGCTCTCAAG CTATCTGAAGTAATGGAACATAGAGGTATGAACAAGACGGTGAGTGACCAAGCGATCCATCTCGATCTCGTTGCAAAAGCTCGTGGAATCGCTGCTGGGGAGTCTTACTTCGTCGATCTTCCTGAAACATCTAAAACCGAGCTCACCTACGCGTCTCTTCTAAACTGCTACTGCAAGGAGTTGATGACTGAGAAAGCAGAAGGTCTGCTCAACAAGATGAGAGAGCTCAACATCACTGTTAGCTCCATGTCGTATAACAGCCTCATGACTCTTTACACGAAGACAGGACAGGCCGAGAGGGTTCCGGGGATGGTTCAAGAGATGAAGGCTGAGAATGTCATGCCTGATTCTTACACGTACAATGTCTGGATGAGGGCGTTGGCTGCTGGTACTGATGATGTTTCTGGTGTTGAGAGAGTTATCGAGGAGATGAATCGAGATGGTAGAGTTGCTCCAGATTGGACTACGTACAGCAATATGGCGTCTATATATGTTGATGCGGGACTGACTGAGAAAGCTGAGAAAGCCCTTGAGTAACTTGAGATGAAAAACACGGAGAGGGATTTTAAGGCGTATCAGTTTCTTATTACATTGTATGGAAGACTTGGGAAACTGTCTCAAGTTTATAGGGTTTGGCGTTCTTTGAGGCTGGCAATGCCCAAAACCTCTAACGTGGCTTATCTGAACATGATACAAGTGGTGGTGAACTTGAAAGATGTGCCTGGTGCAGAGACACTGTTCAAGGAATGGCAAGCTAACTGTACTACTTATGACATCAGGGTTGTGAATGTGATGATTGGGGCTTATGCAAAAGAAGGTCTCATCGAAAAAGCAAAAGAGCTCAAGGAGAAAGCTCCGAGAAGAGGTGGAAAGCCCAATGCTAAAACGTGGGAGATATTCATGGATTACTATGTAAAGAGTGGGGATACGGCTCAAGCACTGGAGTGTATATCTAAGGCAGTTTCTATCGGTAGAGGAGATGGTGGTAAGTGGTTGCCGTCACAGGAAGCAATTAATACTTTGATGAGCCAGTTCGAGGGAAAGAAAGATGTTAATGGAGCTGAGAGTTTGTTGGAGATTTTGAAGAAGGGAACTGGTGATATAGGTGCAGAGATCTTTGAATCATTGGTAAGAACATATGCAGCAGCAGGAAAGAGTCATCCTGCTATGCGCCAGCGTCTGAAGATGGAAAAGGTTGAGGTTAATAAAGCGACACAGAAGCTTCTTGATGAATTATGTCACGAAGAGTGA
- the LOC108810474 gene encoding AP-1 complex subunit mu-2-like has translation MAGAASALFLLDIKGRVLVWRDYRGDVSAAQAERFFSKLIEKEGDSQSNDPVAYDNGVTYMFVQHSNVYLMIASRQNCNAASLITFLHRVVDVFKHYFEELEEESLRDNFVVVYELLDEMMDFGYPQYTEARILCEFIKTDAYRMEVTQRPPMAVTNAVSWRSEGLQYKKNEVFLDVIENVNILVNSNGQIVRSDVVGALKMRTYLTGMPECKLGLNDRVLLEAQGRATKGKAIDLEDIKFHQCVRLARFENDRTISFIPPDGAFDLMTYRLSTQVKPLIWVEAQIERHSKSRVEMLVKARSQFKERSTATNVEIELPVQADASNPTVRTNLGSAAYAPEKDALVWKIKSFPGNKEYMLRAEFHLPSITAEEATPERKAPIRVKFEIPYFTVSGIQVRYLKIIEKSGYQALPWVRYITMAGEYELRLA, from the exons ATGGCAGGAGCTGCTTCTGCGCTGTTTCTGCTCGACATCAAAGGCCGCGTTCTCGTCTGGCGTGACTACCGCGGCGACGTCTCCGCCGCTCAAGCCGAACGCTTCTTCTCTAAGCTCATCGAGAAAGAG GGAGATTCACAGTCAAATGATCCAGTTGCTTACGATAACGGGGTCACTTACATGTTTGTCCAACACAGTAACGTTTACCTTATGATAGCTTCAAGACAGAACTGTAATGCCGCCAGCCTTATCACCTTCCTTCACCGTGTTGTAGAT GTCTTCAAGCATTACTTTGAGGAGTTAGAGGAAGAGTCACTCAGGGATAACTTTGTCGTTGTG TATGAGTTACTTGATGAGATGATGGACTTTGGGTACCCTCAGTATACCGAAGCAAGAATCCTCTGTGAGTTCATCAAGACTGATGCTTATAGAATGGAAGTTACACAGAGACCTCCAATGGCTGTCACTAATGCCGTCTCCTGGAGGAGTGAGGGATTGCAGTACAAGAAGAACGAA GTTTTCTTGGATGTGATTGAGAATGTGAATATTCTTGTTAACAGTAATGGGCAAATCGTCAGGTCTGATGTTGTTGGAGCCCTGAAGATGCGTACTTACTTGAC TGGGATGCCAGAGTGTAAGTTAGGACTGAATGATAGAGTATTACTGGAAGCGCAGGGACGAGCAACAAAGGGAAAAGCCATTGATTTAGAAGACATCAAATTTCATCA GTGTGTTCGATTGGCCCGTTTTGAAAATGATAGGACAATATCTTTCATACCACCTGATGGGGCTTTTGATCTGATGACATATAGACTCAGTACTCAG GTAAAGCCTCTTATATGGGTGGAAGCGCAAATAGAAAGGCATTCCAAAAGTCGTGTTGAGATGCTCGTAAAAGCTAGAAGTCAGTTCAAGGAACGAAG CACCGCAACAAATGTTGAGATTGAGTTGCCTGTACAAGCCGATGCATCTAACCCCACCGTTAGGACAAATCTGGGGTCTGCTGCTTATGCTCCTGAAAAAGATGCATTGGTCTGGAAAATCAAATCTTTCCCCGGGAACAAG GAGTACATGTTGAGGGCAGAGTTCCATCTTCCCAGTATAACTGCAGAAGAAGCAACACCAGAGCGAAAAGCTCCTATCCGTGTCAAATTCGAGATCCCATATTTCACTGTCTCAGGGATTCAG GTTCGGTACCTGAAGATAATCGAGAAGAGCGGGTACCAAGCACTTCCATGGGTGAGATACATAACCATGGCTGGTGAGTACGAACTAAGACTCGCCTAA